The Mycolicibacterium lutetiense genome window below encodes:
- a CDS encoding flavin-containing monooxygenase, whose protein sequence is MSHTEHIDVLIIGAGISGIGAAYYLQREHPGRSYTILEARGDTGGTWDLFRYPGIRSDSDLHTFGYEFKPWRDEHAIATADKILAYLRETVSENGIDRHIRFHHKVLGAAWDSATANWTVDIERTGSDGADPELVQISANWLFCGGGYYRYDQGYTPHFEGKERFTGRIVHPQHWPEDLDYSGKKVVVIGSGATAVTLVPSMAPTAGHVTMLQRSPTYVMPVPAKDKFANTARRLLGDRLGYAAARRKNIIKQRSVYVLCQKYPTAARWLIQKINASKLPTGYPVEEHFAPQYNPWDQRLCAVPDGDLFKAISNGSASVVTDRIATFTENGILLESGRELDADIIVTATGLNIQLFGGMSLTVDGQPVDLTDAVAYKGIMLSGVPNFAFAFGYTNSSWTLKVGLLCEHFCRLLKHMDDNGFDAVQPEFAGGQTRPLLDFAAGYVQRSIDEIPRQGVDGPWQMTMNYTLDAETLRNGPVEDSALRFGSRRTADDPDRAPQLAR, encoded by the coding sequence ATGAGCCACACCGAACACATCGACGTACTCATCATCGGCGCCGGCATCTCCGGCATCGGTGCCGCCTACTACCTGCAGCGCGAACACCCCGGCCGCAGCTACACCATCCTGGAGGCCCGTGGCGACACCGGCGGTACGTGGGACCTGTTCCGTTACCCGGGCATTCGATCGGACTCCGACCTGCACACCTTCGGCTACGAATTCAAGCCGTGGCGCGACGAGCATGCCATCGCCACCGCCGACAAGATTCTGGCCTACCTGCGCGAGACGGTGTCGGAGAACGGTATCGACCGCCACATCCGGTTCCATCACAAGGTGCTCGGCGCGGCCTGGGATTCCGCGACGGCCAATTGGACCGTGGACATCGAGCGGACCGGCAGTGACGGCGCGGACCCCGAACTCGTGCAGATCTCGGCGAACTGGTTGTTCTGCGGCGGCGGGTACTACCGCTACGACCAGGGCTACACCCCGCACTTCGAAGGGAAGGAGCGGTTCACCGGGCGCATCGTGCATCCCCAGCACTGGCCCGAGGATCTCGACTACAGCGGCAAGAAGGTCGTCGTGATCGGAAGCGGTGCCACCGCGGTGACGCTGGTGCCGTCGATGGCGCCGACCGCGGGGCACGTCACCATGCTGCAGCGTTCACCGACATACGTCATGCCGGTGCCGGCCAAGGACAAGTTTGCCAACACCGCCAGGCGGCTGCTGGGCGACCGCCTCGGGTACGCCGCGGCCCGCCGCAAGAACATCATCAAGCAACGCTCCGTCTACGTGCTGTGCCAGAAGTACCCGACCGCGGCCCGCTGGCTGATCCAGAAGATCAACGCGAGCAAGTTACCCACGGGATACCCCGTCGAGGAGCACTTCGCGCCCCAGTACAACCCGTGGGACCAGCGGTTGTGCGCCGTACCCGACGGCGACCTGTTCAAGGCCATCAGCAACGGCAGCGCCTCGGTGGTCACCGACCGCATCGCGACGTTCACCGAGAACGGAATCCTGCTGGAGTCCGGCCGCGAGCTCGATGCCGACATCATCGTCACCGCAACGGGTCTCAACATCCAGCTGTTCGGCGGGATGTCGCTGACCGTCGACGGTCAACCGGTGGACCTCACCGACGCCGTCGCCTACAAGGGCATCATGCTCTCGGGCGTGCCGAACTTCGCCTTCGCCTTCGGCTACACCAACTCGTCGTGGACACTCAAGGTCGGGTTGCTCTGCGAGCACTTCTGCCGGCTGTTGAAGCACATGGACGACAACGGTTTTGACGCCGTGCAACCGGAGTTCGCCGGTGGTCAGACCCGTCCCCTCCTGGACTTCGCGGCCGGGTACGTGCAGCGTTCGATCGACGAGATTCCCCGCCAGGGTGTCGACGGACCGTGGCAGATGACGATGAACTACACGCTCGACGCCGAGACGTTGCGTAACGGCCCCGTTGAAGACTCGGCTCTGCGGTTCGGATCGCGGCGTACGGCCGACGATCCCGACCGGGCGCCTCAGCTCGCTCGCTGA
- a CDS encoding Rv1453 family transcriptional regulator, which produces MVWQPPSPRVQDLIRQCAQIVLNPRPEWLDEYDGAVLAANPTIAADPELAAAIVRSNHANLFFWGTANLRDPGAPVPPNTGPEPLSIARELVRRGITEFPVDAYRVGEGVAWRRLMEIAFELTSDPAELHEMLDVCSKSISAFVDATLAGIAAQIDLERDDLTRGTHAERRETVALLLGGAPIPRQRAEVRLGHALTGTHTAAVIWSEDSAGDLSGLDRAAEAFGQDCGDQRPLSVLASTATRWVWAAGGADVQHGFQALIRAAGDLPSVRIAIGPAADGLDGFRRSHFDAITTQQMMARLHSTHQIAQFADVELVALTTADPDRAAEFVNRNLGGLETADRELQETVRVFVIEQCNASRAAARLYLHRNTLLRRLARADELLPRPLSENSVAVAVALDVLRWRGKATG; this is translated from the coding sequence ATGGTGTGGCAGCCACCCTCACCGCGGGTGCAGGACCTGATCCGGCAATGCGCACAGATTGTCCTCAACCCCCGCCCGGAATGGCTCGACGAATACGACGGTGCAGTCCTGGCCGCCAATCCGACAATCGCCGCCGACCCCGAACTCGCCGCCGCCATCGTCCGCAGCAACCACGCCAACCTGTTCTTCTGGGGCACGGCGAATCTGCGCGATCCAGGCGCCCCAGTGCCACCGAACACCGGACCGGAGCCGCTGAGCATCGCGCGAGAACTGGTACGTCGAGGCATCACCGAGTTCCCCGTGGACGCCTACCGGGTCGGGGAGGGCGTGGCTTGGCGTCGGCTCATGGAGATCGCCTTCGAGCTCACGTCTGACCCTGCCGAACTGCACGAGATGTTGGACGTGTGCTCAAAGTCCATCAGCGCGTTCGTCGACGCCACGCTGGCCGGGATCGCCGCCCAGATCGACCTGGAACGCGACGACCTGACCCGCGGCACCCACGCCGAGCGGCGCGAGACCGTCGCATTACTGCTCGGGGGCGCCCCGATCCCCAGGCAGCGTGCAGAGGTGCGTCTGGGCCACGCGCTGACCGGAACCCACACCGCGGCGGTGATCTGGAGCGAAGACTCCGCGGGCGACCTGTCCGGGTTGGACCGGGCCGCCGAGGCATTCGGCCAGGACTGCGGTGATCAGCGGCCGTTGAGCGTGCTGGCCAGCACCGCCACCCGCTGGGTGTGGGCGGCGGGTGGCGCCGACGTCCAGCACGGCTTCCAGGCGCTGATCCGCGCCGCCGGAGACCTGCCCAGTGTCCGGATCGCCATCGGTCCGGCAGCCGACGGTCTGGATGGGTTCCGGCGCAGTCACTTCGATGCGATCACCACTCAGCAGATGATGGCCCGACTGCACTCCACGCATCAGATCGCGCAGTTCGCCGATGTCGAACTGGTGGCACTGACCACCGCCGACCCCGATCGCGCCGCCGAGTTCGTCAACCGCAACCTTGGCGGCCTCGAGACCGCCGACCGTGAATTACAGGAAACGGTAAGGGTATTCGTCATCGAACAGTGCAACGCCTCGCGTGCCGCGGCGCGGCTGTACCTGCATCGCAATACGCTGCTGCGCCGACTGGCCCGCGCCGACGAACTCCTGCCCCGCCCGCTTTCCGAAAACAGCGTCGCGGTGGCAGTCGCGCTTGACGTGCTCCGTTGGCGCGGCAAAGCGACGGGCTGA